In Fluviicola taffensis DSM 16823, the following are encoded in one genomic region:
- a CDS encoding OmpA family protein — translation MFHRLALHLPFLLLSYFTYSQETQSVYFKTGSHKISTYSNKTLEKIFTNLDCTELIEIKFIGYSDSIGNIDSNQKLSEKRARAVAKSVKGYLSSTISIVTESKGELPRKVDSLSRRVDVVFYYRTENSEDNQNQDTLIIQQNDPRCFFVDENIESYSNITVKLNKKKKVVYLQVLDEKEFSSRKYYYLKNPSKTNAVAQRVNFKLETTGMLWWREKRLTATIPKESYEKYGLFYLEKPPCEGCKEQLFKKDTNIFTGKAIKDDHFLMSVTQLKTKFFRPNILKIRVPKEYIHENESYYAVKNYGYTEKTETLKWEEKRGKRKENYLFAKINIKKVERVSIARPQRFSFCPGRGNGGLGGNYSGFGCGGLGIDGSFPVTVYFSPTINAFYHNDTITAFLLVGLDFELKQHQLSLNVGLNHRLGLYYSAYYRFEIFSFEMMRNRLLDPWQMAKKTRFSTRVGIYAGPEFKSSYNKRYKSFSELNLHAGFSVDWDNGLGYYVHGGVARDLSNRINTGFYPFIQAGIRFRFQF, via the coding sequence ATGTTTCATCGTTTGGCTTTACATCTACCATTCCTCCTACTATCTTACTTTACATATTCTCAGGAAACTCAATCTGTTTACTTCAAAACAGGTAGCCATAAGATTTCCACCTATTCCAATAAAACGCTCGAAAAAATATTCACTAATCTGGATTGCACAGAACTCATTGAAATAAAATTCATTGGTTATTCAGACAGTATTGGGAACATTGATTCCAATCAAAAGCTTTCTGAAAAAAGGGCTAGAGCAGTAGCAAAATCAGTTAAAGGATATTTGAGTTCCACTATTTCGATCGTCACAGAATCGAAAGGAGAATTACCTCGAAAAGTAGATAGTTTGAGCAGACGTGTGGATGTCGTTTTCTATTACCGGACGGAAAATTCGGAGGATAATCAAAATCAGGACACACTGATTATCCAACAAAACGATCCCAGATGCTTTTTTGTTGATGAAAACATCGAATCTTACAGTAATATCACTGTAAAACTAAATAAGAAAAAGAAAGTAGTTTACCTACAAGTTCTCGACGAAAAAGAATTCTCCTCCCGAAAATATTATTACCTTAAAAATCCGTCAAAGACGAATGCGGTTGCGCAGCGAGTAAACTTCAAACTCGAGACAACAGGAATGTTATGGTGGCGCGAAAAAAGATTAACAGCCACGATTCCTAAAGAGAGTTACGAGAAATACGGATTATTTTATCTAGAAAAACCACCCTGTGAAGGCTGTAAAGAACAATTGTTTAAAAAAGACACCAATATTTTTACCGGAAAAGCAATAAAGGATGATCATTTTCTCATGAGTGTCACACAACTCAAAACAAAATTCTTTCGTCCGAATATTTTAAAGATTCGTGTGCCGAAAGAATATATCCATGAAAATGAATCTTATTACGCGGTCAAAAATTACGGTTATACCGAAAAAACAGAGACGTTAAAATGGGAAGAAAAACGTGGAAAGCGAAAAGAAAATTACCTCTTTGCAAAAATCAATATTAAAAAGGTAGAACGTGTCTCTATCGCAAGACCACAAAGGTTTTCATTTTGTCCAGGAAGAGGCAATGGCGGACTCGGTGGAAACTATAGTGGATTTGGTTGCGGCGGCCTTGGAATTGACGGAAGCTTTCCTGTAACTGTTTATTTTTCGCCAACTATTAATGCTTTTTATCACAACGATACCATTACAGCCTTTCTTTTGGTTGGATTAGACTTTGAATTGAAACAGCACCAACTTTCGTTGAATGTGGGGCTTAACCACCGACTTGGTTTATACTATTCGGCTTATTATCGTTTTGAGATTTTCAGCTTTGAAATGATGCGAAACCGTTTATTAGATCCTTGGCAAATGGCAAAAAAAACACGGTTTTCAACACGTGTTGGCATTTACGCCGGACCAGAATTCAAATCCAGTTACAACAAACGCTACAAGTCTTTTTCCGAATTGAATTTACATGCTGGATTTTCAGTGGATTGGGATAACGGTCTGGGCTATTACGTTCATGGAGGAGTTGCCAGAGATTTGTCAAATCGAATAAATACTGGATTTTATCCATTTATTCAGGCCGGTATTCGGTTTAGATTCCAATTTTAA
- a CDS encoding tetratricopeptide repeat-containing sensor histidine kinase, with protein sequence MFRYFLSFSLLLLCFVYSNNAVADNWDEATYRNAYLREKDNTKKFWRQVALGKYYQMNNVQKADSIRYAIIEASRIESDSAKLQALIYDLRIEALQGNKSAYYAKILQLQPYLSRTNSKLNQVNIFHLLGEYHTAYREFEQATVYLDEALRFSKQVRNYALIGETNRLLAKLSMEQNKRDASLDYAETSIQYARRSSDKPLMAKCMNMQALIYSFFGQVELSVSKNFIALQLAKDAGDLPQVAQYQREIGESQYQIFNYDNANVFFIQSRETAWRIRDKRLVGLANIDMGLVKLAKKEYDEAIKELKSAVLILHSFNDQDGLGLAHKFLGNSYNEQRKYDEALRYYNMALVYFESAANRSEIASVYHLVGTVFAEQGKYKNALNYLNRSIEIRTNYGYNGGVYPSYKEIADVYKKTGDMKLAYRYLNMYSDFTDSARIVEVSAKIAELSELYRSEQRERLIATQADSIELQRKQKENTELKNIFQTYIIIGFLVVLALASFILYYRLKQRNIRQLQQEAEMNQTLLRSQMNPHFVFNAMSVIQSYIYENDTKNSTKFLINFSKLMRLILENSSKEFISLATEIDILNKYLETQKLRFGDRFTYEVSVNDQLLDEEAIIPPMITQPFIENAIEHGQLHTIEGGFIHVRFTKDEEMLHVMIEDNGIGRKGSKNNKKSAEHKSMAMKITQDRINNLSYKYKILGRMEMEDYDKEEETGTLVNIYLPYRTEGGNG encoded by the coding sequence ATGTTTCGATATTTTCTCTCCTTTTCGTTGCTTCTCCTTTGCTTTGTTTATTCAAATAATGCAGTAGCGGACAATTGGGATGAAGCAACTTATCGAAACGCTTATCTAAGAGAAAAAGACAATACCAAAAAATTCTGGCGACAAGTTGCGCTTGGTAAGTATTACCAAATGAACAATGTCCAAAAGGCAGATTCAATTCGCTATGCAATCATCGAAGCAAGTAGAATAGAATCGGATTCTGCGAAACTTCAAGCATTGATTTACGATTTGCGCATAGAAGCACTTCAAGGAAATAAGTCTGCTTATTACGCGAAAATTCTTCAATTGCAACCTTATTTGTCGCGAACAAATTCGAAGTTAAATCAGGTAAATATTTTCCATTTATTGGGTGAATATCACACCGCTTACCGTGAATTCGAACAAGCAACCGTTTATTTGGATGAAGCTTTACGTTTTTCAAAACAAGTTCGCAACTATGCTTTGATTGGCGAAACAAATCGATTATTGGCAAAGTTAAGCATGGAGCAAAACAAACGAGATGCCTCTTTGGATTATGCTGAAACATCGATTCAATATGCCCGTCGCTCTTCCGACAAGCCTCTAATGGCTAAGTGCATGAATATGCAGGCTTTGATTTATAGCTTTTTTGGACAAGTTGAGTTATCTGTTTCTAAAAATTTCATCGCCTTACAATTGGCAAAAGACGCGGGAGACTTGCCACAAGTGGCTCAATATCAACGAGAAATTGGAGAATCTCAGTATCAGATTTTCAATTACGACAATGCGAATGTGTTTTTCATTCAATCGCGTGAAACAGCTTGGAGAATCCGAGATAAACGATTAGTTGGATTAGCAAACATTGACATGGGTTTGGTGAAATTAGCCAAAAAGGAGTACGATGAAGCAATCAAAGAACTGAAAAGCGCTGTGTTGATTTTGCATTCATTCAACGATCAAGACGGATTAGGTTTAGCACATAAATTTTTAGGTAATAGTTATAATGAGCAAAGAAAATACGATGAAGCATTGCGGTATTACAACATGGCATTGGTTTATTTTGAGTCCGCTGCAAATCGATCAGAAATTGCGAGTGTCTATCATTTAGTAGGAACTGTTTTTGCCGAACAGGGGAAGTATAAAAATGCACTAAACTACTTGAATCGTTCCATCGAAATTCGCACAAATTATGGGTATAATGGAGGTGTTTATCCCTCCTACAAGGAAATTGCAGATGTGTACAAGAAAACTGGCGATATGAAATTAGCATACCGCTATTTAAACATGTATTCAGATTTTACGGATAGCGCCCGAATTGTTGAAGTAAGTGCGAAAATTGCTGAATTATCTGAGTTGTATCGTTCGGAGCAGCGGGAGCGATTAATTGCTACTCAAGCCGATTCTATCGAGTTACAGCGAAAACAAAAAGAGAATACCGAGTTGAAAAACATCTTCCAAACCTACATTATTATTGGATTTTTAGTGGTTTTAGCATTGGCATCTTTTATCCTGTATTACCGATTGAAACAACGAAATATCCGTCAATTGCAACAAGAAGCAGAAATGAATCAAACATTGTTACGTTCACAAATGAATCCGCATTTTGTGTTCAATGCCATGTCGGTAATTCAAAGCTATATTTACGAGAATGACACTAAGAATTCGACCAAATTCCTCATTAATTTCTCCAAGTTGATGCGTTTGATTCTCGAAAATTCCTCCAAAGAATTTATCTCATTAGCCACAGAGATCGACATCTTGAATAAGTATTTGGAAACACAAAAATTGCGCTTCGGAGATCGCTTCACCTACGAAGTGAGCGTGAATGATCAACTATTGGACGAGGAAGCAATTATTCCTCCCATGATTACGCAACCATTTATCGAAAACGCTATCGAGCATGGTCAATTACACACCATTGAGGGTGGATTTATCCATGTGCGGTTTACAAAAGATGAAGAAATGCTTCATGTGATGATTGAAGACAATGGAATTGGACGAAAAGGCTCCAAAAACAATAAGAAAAGTGCCGAACATAAAAGCATGGCGATGAAAATCACCCAAGATAGAATCAATAATCTGAGCTATAAATACAAGATTCTGGGCCGTATGGAAATGGAAGATTACGATAAAGAAGAGGAAACAGGAACTTTGGTTAACATCTATTTGCCTTACAGAACCGAAGGAGGGAACGGATAA
- a CDS encoding LytR/AlgR family response regulator transcription factor, whose protein sequence is MKKVLIIDDEQRTRELIAKMIESFEFDIQTFPVGENVQSGLAAIQEIKPDLVFLDIQMPDGTGFDLLKAVPEKDFEVIFITAHEEFAIKAIKFSALDYILKPVDPEELKGALERALESMKDNETKQEPQFEALQQNIQPSQKRRLVLKTQESVHVVDLDHIIRCEADRNYTSFFLTEGKKILVSRTLKDYETLLTGHNFLRVQQSHLINLNFVDRYDKGNGGAVVMKDGSEVPLSPAKRDIFFQILDKL, encoded by the coding sequence ATGAAAAAAGTATTAATCATTGATGATGAGCAACGAACACGCGAATTGATTGCTAAAATGATCGAATCATTTGAATTTGATATTCAAACCTTTCCAGTAGGTGAAAACGTACAATCAGGTTTGGCTGCTATTCAAGAAATTAAACCTGATTTGGTGTTTTTAGATATTCAAATGCCAGATGGAACGGGATTTGATTTATTGAAAGCCGTTCCCGAGAAAGATTTTGAAGTGATTTTCATTACAGCTCATGAAGAATTTGCAATCAAAGCGATTAAATTCTCAGCCCTTGATTATATTTTAAAACCCGTTGATCCAGAAGAATTAAAAGGTGCTTTAGAACGTGCTTTGGAATCCATGAAGGACAATGAAACCAAACAAGAGCCTCAATTTGAAGCACTTCAACAGAATATTCAACCTAGTCAAAAACGAAGATTGGTGTTGAAAACCCAAGAAAGTGTTCACGTTGTAGATTTAGACCACATTATTCGGTGTGAAGCAGATCGAAATTATACCTCATTCTTTTTAACGGAAGGCAAGAAAATTTTGGTTTCAAGAACTTTGAAAGACTATGAAACCTTGTTGACAGGTCACAATTTTTTACGCGTTCAACAATCCCATTTAATCAACTTGAATTTTGTGGATAGATATGACAAAGGAAATGGTGGGGCTGTAGTGATGAAGGATGGTTCTGAGGTTCCGTTGTCACCCGCAAAGCGAGATATCTTTTTCCAAATTTTGGATAAACTTTAA